The following DNA comes from Halorhabdus tiamatea SARL4B.
GGCGGACAGCACGCTCTCAGATCACGACCACGAGACGCTGACTGCCGCCGCGGAGGTGCTGTATCCCGACGATGTAACCGAGATCGAAACGTTCGTCCAGCGCTACGCGACGGGACGGACGGCCGACCGGCCGGAACACGCCGACGGGATCGCCGACGCCGTCGCCTACCTCGACAAGTACTGTCGGGCGTGGTACGACGCCAAGTTCACGGCGTTGTCGCCGGACGAGCGTGACGAGGCACTCCGGCGGATGGGGGCCGACGACGCCGACCCTGATCCCGACGGAAGCGACGTCGAGCGCCTGCGCTACTACGTGATCAACGACCTGCTATTGGCGCTGTACGCCTCGCCGACCGGCGGCGAGTTGGTCGGGATCGAGAACCCGCCGGGCCACCCGGGCGGGCTCGCGAGCTATCAACGGGGGCCACAGTCGTGAGCGGTGGTCGTCGGTCGAACGACCGCGCGGATCGCACACCGATCGAAGACGCAGACGTCTGCATCGTCGGCGCTGGTCCCGCCGGCGCGCTGATCGCCCACCGGCTGGCCGCCGTGGGCCACGAGGTGGTCGTCCTGGAGGCTGGGCCGCGATTCGACCCCGAAGCCCGGATCGAGCAGATGGAAGACGCGCTGCGGCCGGCCCATGGCCGACCCGACGTCTGGGGGATGGGGGGCGAGCGCGACGCCTATACGTCGAGTGGCGATCGACACTACCCGCTCAATCACACTCGCGTGAAGGGCGTCGGCGGGTCGACGCTGCACTGGCAGGGGATGGTGATGCGCCTCCACGAGCGCGATTTCGCCGTCGCGTCGCAGGATGGCGTCGCCGCCGACTGGCCCATCGAGTACGACGACCTCCGGCCCTATTACGCCGAAGCAGAGACGGCGCTGGGGATCGCCGGTGCGAGCGACAACCCGTTCGAGCCGCCACGCGAGCAGCCCCACCCGATGGCTGCCTTCGAGCCATCACACAGCGATTCGATCTTCGCCGAGGCCTGCGAGGCCCTGGGGATCACGACCCACTCGGTACCCAACGCTCGCAATTCCGAGCCCTACGACGATCGATCGGCCTGCGTGGGCTACGGCACCTGCCAGCCCGTCTGTCCCTCCGGCGCGAAGTACGACGCCACGAGTCACGTCGAGAAAGCCGAGGCAGCAGGGGCGCGAGTG
Coding sequences within:
- a CDS encoding gluconate 2-dehydrogenase subunit 3 family protein translates to MTHELTRRDAIAALSAVGASLAGCVAPVADGDEQADEEADSTLSDHDHETLTAAAEVLYPDDVTEIETFVQRYATGRTADRPEHADGIADAVAYLDKYCRAWYDAKFTALSPDERDEALRRMGADDADPDPDGSDVERLRYYVINDLLLALYASPTGGELVGIENPPGHPGGLASYQRGPQS